From a single Thermus aquaticus genomic region:
- a CDS encoding MBL fold metallo-hydrolase: MSGPEVLRFAANLYRVPLEEGYFLVDAGLPWEARRLLALLKTPPRLLFLTHHHLDHSGGARAPWERLCLPLPAPPRGGA, translated from the coding sequence GTGAGCGGGCCTGAGGTCCTGCGCTTCGCCGCCAACCTCTACCGCGTCCCCCTGGAGGAGGGTTACTTCCTGGTGGACGCGGGCCTCCCTTGGGAGGCCAGGAGGCTTCTTGCCCTCCTCAAGACCCCGCCCCGGCTCCTCTTCCTCACCCACCACCACCTGGACCATAGCGGCGGGGCTAGAGCCCCCTGGGAGCGCCTTTGCCTCCCCCTCCCTGCCCCCCCCCGGGGGGGGGCCT
- a CDS encoding transketolase C-terminal domain-containing protein, producing the protein QKMGGFGSAVLEALNEMGLRPEVRVLGLPDRFLEHGPIPSLHRQAGIDPEGIRKALEEMGVERVRERA; encoded by the coding sequence CCAGAAGATGGGCGGCTTCGGGAGCGCCGTCCTGGAGGCCCTGAACGAGATGGGCCTGAGGCCCGAGGTCCGGGTCCTGGGCCTTCCCGACCGCTTCCTGGAGCACGGGCCCATCCCGAGCCTCCACCGCCAGGCGGGGATAGACCCGGAGGGCATCCGCAAGGCTCTGGAGGAGATGGGGGTGGAGCGGGTCCGTGAGCGGGCCTGA